The Quercus lobata isolate SW786 chromosome 4, ValleyOak3.0 Primary Assembly, whole genome shotgun sequence genome segment TCAAATTGAAGAAATTGGGCTCAATGGTATTGGCTGCTTCTCCTCATTAAAGTATTTAACACTAAGTGGAAACAGTTTTGCCAACCTACCTGCAAGCATTAGTCAACTTTCGAAACTGGAAGCTCTTGATTTGAGCAACTGCAGTATGCTTCAATCATTGTCAGACCTTCCATCAACCGTGAGATATATAAATGCTCAACATTGTTATTCCCTAGAACCATCACTAACTAAACCACTAGTACTGTTTGAACCCAGCATTTTTCCAAACTCCAAGTGGCGTCCAGATAATGAGAGTGTAAGCAGTGTGGCATATACAATATTGAACCGTTACTTACAGGTAATGTCTTCTCTCTCCTGCATCCGATGCAAAGTATATAACACctcctctctctcaatgttAAATGaagttaacatttttttttttaatggtacaGGGAATTCGTCCAAAAGCTGGAAATGAAACTCCTACCAAAAGGAAAGCAGATAGATCTGGAACTGAATTTCAGATAATTATTCCCAGAAATGAAATTCTGCATTTGTTAACGCATCAAAACTTAGGCAAATCAGTGTACATAAAGCTGTCTCCAAATTGGTGTAATAGTAGGTGGATGGGATTTGTTCTCTGCCACCAAATTTCTTATTCTCCTAATTCTGTTGATGAGTTTGATGTTTCCGGTGAGACATTTGGTTTTAGAGCTAATGTGATAAGCCTTGGTGATGGGTCTCGCGGTCATTATGCCTCTGAAATTTTCTTTAAGGTGTCATTTAGTGTGGACCACATTTGGCTGTTGTATCTGTCTCGTGATGATTGGCTTGCTACTGTTCCGAATGGTGATCAATGCAGTCAGATTGAGGTTAAATTTGAGACCTCTAGCCCACACACTCTGGTGCGGATGTGTGGAGTCCGTTTGGTATATGAAGAAGATGTGGAATTGATTAACTCAGAAATTGCAGAAGAAGCACAATGTAGTCGTGCTTCTGAAGAATCAATAAGATTCTTCAATAatgtcccaaaaaaataaagaaaaagaaaaggaaagattcTCCAATGAAGGGTAATGACTCTCAAAACATCCTTCCTGTTACAAGtctataataaaaaacaaaaaacaaaaaacaaaaaactattctatctttttttcctttcaatctGTACAATccaatcctttttctttttaacattcTAGGACACATCCAATTTTACACCCAGAGTGCGAGAACTTTtgcttacaatttttttgttttttgtctcagttttttatgttttaatgattttgctgTTTGGTAGATGGTTCAGTCGTATTTTGGCATCCTATTTGTAAGTTTCGGAGTATgatgctattttttatattcaccTTGTGCTCGCAAATGTTAGACATTTTTTCCTGAAAAATTTTTGAACTGCCAAAACTAGAGACTTATTTTCTTCTCTACATGTCATTGGTGTGATGCCTAAGCAGGCGAGACGCAACTCAATTTACTCACTCAACAGTATGATAGAATTATTAATTGCTTTCttttcgtttctttttttttttttttggttaaagtaTCATATTAACTCAAGTTCTCACGTATTTGTAGATGATGACGATGAAGATTGGCATTTCTGCAGAAAATGACGCTCAGGTTCTGTTTATACTTCGACTGGCTGCTAAATAAGGAGGATTTTGATAGGATGAATTTCAAATATGTCTACTGCTATTGAATGTGCACATGCATATATTTCAGTCAGCCAGACcatgatttggatttttttttttttttttttttctctaattcgTAGtatgttttaatgaatttgtataTCGTTTCAGTCATAATGGTTTAAATTATTCAGATGACATATCCATGCATCTTGTTTGATAATGACAGTGGAGTCGGGAtgtacactacaaaaaacgGAGCCTGAAGCCGCGTTTTGGAGCCGCGTTTTTGGAAAACGCGGCTTCAGCCGTTCCTTTGAGCCGCGTTTTCCAAGAACGCGGCTCAAAGGAAAGGCTAGAGCCGCGTTTTCCAAAAACGCGGCTCAATAACGCGGCTTCAGGCCGTgcggctaatttttttttttaattgtagctTGAGCTGCGTTTCAAAAACGCAGCTTCAGACCCCTTGAAACGTACTGTACCAGGATGGAGCTGCGTTTGAAACGCAGCTTCAAGTTTcagtataaacaaaaaaaaaaacgaaacgTGGAATCCCTCACCATCGAATCAGAAAACTGGCTCTCCGATCGCACAAGACCCTCACCGATCGCCCACACTCCCCTCACCGATCACCCATTCCCCTCACCGCTCCAACACAGTCCCCTCAACGCTCGCACATCCCCTCACCGATCGCAGACAACTCTCACCCATCTCAGACAACTCTCACCGATCTCACACTCCCCTCACCGATCTCAGCCCACTCTCACCGATCTCAAGCCTATGTGAATCCCCTCACTTCAACCCTATGTGAATCCCCTTCCTCCCTCCGCTCTTCCTCCTCTTCGTTTCCTTCTCACCGATCGCTGGCAGACACCCATTCTCGTAAGGCCGACTAGcagtaagtttttcaaaattttttgttttgattcctGTTTTGGGGTTCCTATTTTTGCTTTACAGTTTcgattttaggtttagggtttgggCCGTCgatctagggttttgattttgggtataAATGTTCAATTTCAATATTTGGTTTTAGATTTCAATATTTGGTTTTGGAGATGTTTGATCGATGAATTCATATTGGGTTTAttcatgtttgtcatttttgcttggtgggtttttgatatctgtgtgtgtgtgtgtgtgtgtgttgctgcgGATCCTAttgtctctgtgtgtgtgtgtgttgcttgtgctgctgtgtgtgtgtgtgtgtgtgtgtgtgtgtgtgtgtgtgtatgttgctgttgctgctgctgctgctctgtgtgtgtgttgttaCTGGTGCTgctctgtgtttgtgtgtgtgctgctggtgtgtgtgtgttgctggtgctgctgtgtgtgtgtgtctgtgtctGTGTTGCTGCGGATCCTattgtctgtgtgtgtgtgtgtgtgttgcttgtgctgctgtgtgtgtgtgtgtgtgtgtgtgtgtatgttgcTGTTATAGGATATGCTGCTGCtctgtgtgtgtctgtgtgtgtgttgtcTAAGGTATTGAATAGTGGACATGCATGTGCCAGCACAAAGGAACCAACCTTGATCTCTTACAGTGCCTTACATATCTCATCCATCCTCATAATTGCTCTTTCAGGCAGATactaatttatatttaaaaaagaagtaaaattgTTTAGATTGAATAAGAATTCTAATAATTCATTGTATAGCTTGTCAAATATCAGTGAATTAATAGTAAAAGAGGCTTgtagtttgattttctttttattgttatttacaATTGGTTTTGCTACCTGACCATAAGACAAGTGTCACCTTGTATCCCTTTTATATATGTTCACTATTTTCACTCTAAAGGATGAGTTTATGGAATAATTAAAGATAATAGACCTTCTGTGCACTGTACTTTTAGTGGCATAtgctttttacatttttttttcaacttactTAGATAAgactcaaataatatatattttttctgtgACAAAGGCTTGTGTAATTTATCACTCCTTAGTTTTTAGTTTAACTGTAACTGTTAATTACCTTTTCATTCGAGAATTTAACCTTTTTTGTGGTTATTACTTGAACATTGTCTGGTCTCATGAAAATATGCCTGTGAAGATGGTAGACCACATTGATAATGAGCACAGTATTGACATTAATCCTATATACCATATGAAAGTGAAGTTTAAATGGTATGCATATATGTGTGTTTCCTTTCTTATTAACAGTCATTATTCCTAGAATGTATCACTATTATAGCTAGTGAAATCCCATCATGAAgatcaaatttcaattttaatcaaCACATTGGAATATGGAATTGTACGGCACGGGACCCCAGACccatttgggccttgggccttgaaCTCCAACTTTACAT includes the following:
- the LOC115985792 gene encoding disease resistance protein RPP2B-like, translated to MTTKMKSLIILNLSGCSNIKKIPEFEGIMKSLSKLYLDCTAIEKLPSSIECLTALTSLNLEYCRNLEYLPRNIISLRSLEILILSECSQLANLPDNLWKMKCLKELDLSGTAIREIPSSVLVLKDFGCLNFGKVVRPEFSLKQLKLSRMSQIEEIGLNGIGCFSSLKYLTLSGNSFANLPASISQLSKLEALDLSNCSMLQSLSDLPSTVRYINAQHCYSLEPSLTKPLVLFEPSIFPNSKWRPDNESVSSVAYTILNRYLQGIRPKAGNETPTKRKADRSGTEFQIIIPRNEILHLLTHQNLGKSVYIKLSPNWCNSRWMGFVLCHQISYSPNSVDEFDVSGETFGFRANVISLGDGSRGHYASEIFFKVSFSVDHIWLLYLSRDDWLATVPNGDQCSQIEVKFETSSPHTLVRMCGVRLVYEEDVELINSEIAEEAQCSRASEESIRFFNNVPKK